One window of the Populus nigra chromosome 4, ddPopNigr1.1, whole genome shotgun sequence genome contains the following:
- the LOC133690940 gene encoding cytochrome P450 78A7-like encodes MELVPSSVDSSWWMFALPAMLQTENLSNPLILLFVLTSFLVITLLTWAFSTGGLAWKNGRNHKGSVSIPGPRGLPFFGSLFSLSRGLAHRTLACMASSQAATQLMAFSLGSTPAIVASDPQIAREILTSPHFADRPIKLSAKSLMFSRAIGFAPNGAYWRLMRRIASTHLFAPRRIAAHEPWRQLDCAKMLSGIYDDQSLHGVVYLRKHLQNASLNSIMGTVFGKRYDLMQFNEEAKELQELVIEGFELLGAFNWSDYLPWLNYFYDPFRIKERCCQLVPRVKKLVKQIIEEHRLKKPKNVFDNADFVDVLLSLEGEEKLQEDDMVAVLWEMIFRGTDTTALLTEWVMAELVLNPEIQAKLSKELNLVVGNRSVTDADVAELPYLQAVIKEALRVHPPGPLLSWARLSTSDVHLSNGMVVPVNTTAMVNMWAITHDPRVWEDALVFKPERFMESQGGADVDVRGGDLRLAPFGAGRRVCPGKNLGLVTVSLWVAKLVHHFEWVQDMRNPVDLSEMLKLSCEMKKPLSAVAIPRN; translated from the exons ATGGAATTGGTTCCCTCTTCTGTCGACTCCAGCTGGTGGATGTTTGCACTCCCTGCAATGTTACAAACCGAAAACTTGTCAAACCCTCTAATCTTGCTCTTTGTCTTGACATCTTTCTTGGTCATTACCTTACTAACTTGGGCTTTCTCAACTGGTGGCCTAGCATGGAAAAATGGCAGGAACCATAAGGGTAGCGTCTCAATCCCTGGTCCAAGAGGCTTACCCTTCTTTGGAAGCCTATTCAGCTTAAGCCGCGGCTTGGCCCATCGCACCCTCGCTTGCATGGCGTCGAGCCAAGCTGCTACTCAGCTCATGGCTTTCAGCTTAGGCTCCACACCAGCCATTGTGGCATCGGACCCTCAAATTGCTCGTGAAATCTTGACCTCTCCTCACTTCGCTGACCGTCCCATCAAGCTATCGGCTAAAAGCCTCATGTTTAGCCGAGCCATTGGTTTTGCGCCAAATGGGGCTTATTGGCGTCTCATGAGAAGAATTGCATCAACTCATTTATTTGCACCAAGGCGCATCGCGGCTCATGAGCCATGGCGCCAGCTTGATTGTGCTAAAATGTTGAGCGGCATTTATGATGATCAATCCCTCCATGGAGTTGTTTATTTGCGTAAACATCTCCAAAATGCTTCTCTTAATAGCATTATGGGTACTGTTTTTGGCAAAAGATATGACTTAATGCAATTTAATGAGGAGGCTAAAGAATTGCAAGAGCTTGTTATTGAAGGGTTTGAACTCTTGGGTGCTTTTAATTGGTCTGATTATCTGCCGTGGCTGAATTACTTTTATGACCCTTTTCGCATCAAAGAGCGTTGTTGTCAACTTGTTCCTCGAGTCAAGAAACTGGTTAAGCAAATCATTGAAGAGCATAGACTTAAGAAGCCAAAAAATGTCTTCGATAATGCTGATTTCGTAGATGTTTTGCTTTCTTTGGAGGGTGAAGAGAAACTTCAAGAGGATGATATGGTTGCCGTTTTATGG GAAATGATATTTCGTGGCACCGATACTACTGCGCTTTTGACCGAGTGGGTCATGGCAGAGTTGGTTTTAAACCCGGAGATTCAAGCCAAACTTAGCAAGGAGCTGAACTTGGTTGTTGGAAACAGGAGTGTCACGGATGCTGACGTAGCTGAATTACCATACCTTCAGGCTGTGATCAAGGAAGCCCTACGTGTACATCCTCCTGGGCCCCTCCTCTCATGGGCACGGTTGTCCACTTCAGATGTACACCTCAGCAATGGCATGGTGGTCCCCGTCAACACAACTGCAATGGTCAACATGTGGGCCATAACCCATGACCCAAGAGTATGGGAGGATGCCTTGGTGTTTAAGCCAGAAAGATTCATGGAGAGTCAAGGCGGTGCTGACGTGGATGTGAGAGGAGGTGACCTCAGGCTTGCACCATTTGGCGCTGGACGTAGGGTTTGTCCTGGTAAGAACCTAGGGCTCGTGACAGTGAGCCTTTGGGTGGCTAAGTTGGTGCACCATTTCGAGTGGGTTCAGGACATGCGTAACCCAGTTGACCTAAGTGAAATGCTGAAACTTTCATGTGAAATGAAGAAACCTCTCTCCGCTGTGGCTATTCCAAGAAATTAA